GCTTGTACCTACGGATCTCGCAGTAAACCCGTTGTATATCAAGTTGGCTGCGATGATAACCAGATTTTCAATGCCAACACCTGGAACACGATGATTCGGCATGGCAACTACGACTACAAAACGCAGGGCGTGGCCGAGTGGGGCGGTGGCTCCAATCACACGCTGAAAAACTCGATGTACTATACATCGAAGCCCGCATTTTTCGGTAGCTGCGCGTGGCCTCCCTTCGGCCCAGAACCGACCATTGGTACGCTGCCAGCGAAAGCGCGGTATGAAGGTGACACATCCTGCTCCGGTGGTGCGGCGCCTCCCAACCCTCCGACGGGATTGACGGTTGTAGTGAATTAGGATGAAGAAATGTGTGGACTGGCTGGGGTTGGTTAGTGGCACCTAGCCGCGCACTGTTGGGAGTGATCCGACACCTGCGACCGGTCTGATCGCGACCTCGAAGGTGAGCAAACCTATGATTAGGTCGCGGCGGTTCTAACATTCAAAGAATATTCTGGAAAGAGGTTTATCTTGGGTGATCGCAGTCACCCTCGACTTTCCAGCGCCGCACGGAGCCAGGAAGCTCTACCAACTACCATGATTCATTTCAGCTTCTATCGTCTCTCCATGACAGAAGCTCCCAAGCAGCCTGCCTCACACATAAGTACGTGATAGTGGTTAAACCTGTTCATGAAACTCACCTGACCAACAGTTAGGAACCAAACCAGAGTTGCCCACCATGCGTCTGCGCGCCGGCGGGCGACGATCTGGAGCCCGATCTGTAACAGGTTGCAGTCACAAGCGACACTCCCTTCTGTCAGCGACATGAGAGATTACAGAGATTACAGGGCGCGATTTCACAAGCTCCTGGCAGGGTGCTTTTCGCGGAAACGTGCGCGGCGAGCCTCCCCCGAGCCGATGATCTCCTTCACATTCGACGATTTTCCCAGGTCGGCTCTGACCGTCGGCGGCAGAATACTGGTGGATCACGGCCGGAGAGGCACCTACTACGGTTCCATGGGATTGATGGGGAAAGACAGCAGCGCGGGGCCAATGTTCACGCGCGCCGATCTGGACGATCTGCTGACCGCCGGTCATGAACTGGCGTGTCACACGTTCGACCATGCTTCGTGCTACGCAGTTGGCGCCGCAGAGTTCGTAGATCAATGTACAGAGAACCGCCGGCAAGCAGCTGCAATGCTGAGCGACTACCAGCTACGGAACCTGTCCTTCCCGCATGGACACATCACGTTAGCTGCGAAACAATTGTTGCGGTCCGACTACGACACGTGTCGATCCATAGAATCTGGCATTAACGTCGACCCTGTGGACCTTTGCTTCCTTCGCGCAAACCCGGTTTATTTGCGGTCGGAAATCGAGACGCTTAAGCAACTCATTCATGCCAACAGCCGAGCAAAGGGCTGGTTGGTTCTATACACACATGATGTGGCGAGAAATCCATCCCCGTACGGCTGCACGCCCCAGTACTTTGAAGAAGTGCTCCGCTTTGCACTCGAATCGGGAGCGGACGTTGTGCCAATCCGTGAGGCGGCCTGCCGATATCCTACCGGACTAGGGCGCGGACAGGTTTCAGCCGTTTAGTTCGGGTGGTTCGGCGAAGCTGACACCGGCCAATGCGATCAAGATCAAGCTTCTGGCGAGGGCAATAACGTGCCGTTGCGGACCCGCAACGGAGCGGTTACTACACTCCACCGACCCGACGTGCTTTCATGAAAACCACAGACATCTCCGATTTGAGCGAGCTTGGCCTCCCTATACAACTGCCAGGACGTGTCCGGTTCAATGCCGGACCCGCAGTCGCGGAAGGAATCGTCGAGGCGGTAATCCCTTCCCAGGACCTGGCAGAAGAGTTTGCACACTTGGCCGGAGCGGCCCCCGAGGCCTTTCCGCTCTCGACCCGCGTCTTCGCCTTCCACGTGCGGGAGGGTGACGAGGTGGTAGTGCGCACCGCGGATGGAGGTCTGCCCCTGGTCGTCCGCCGCGACGGGGAAGTAATCATCAACTTCGACATTCGGGCCACTCAGGCATTCCAGTTTTCAGACTCGAAAAGGCCGATCTATACCTATATCCCGGGCTTCAACATTCAATCGGTCCCGGAAGGGATCCGTCGGCCCGTGTCCAACCTGGTCGAATCACTCCGTGGTCCCAGGCGTGTCGATATGTCGGGCAACTGGCGGCGCCTCCCGTTGACCGATTTCGATTTTACCGTTCTCCTCCTGAACACGATACTGGCGCGCGGGCTTCCGCAGCGGCCCCAACCGTTTCGCTGGCCTGCGGGTAAACGCGCGGTATTCGTATCGCTCCACGATGTGGATACACCAGGGTTGCTGCGGCGACGCGACCGCGATCCTCTGCTCCGCATTGAGACGGAGCACCAGATTCGTTCGACGTGGTTCGTACCAACAGGGCTTCTGGAGCGGCCGAATCATAGCGTCGATTTTCTCCTGGAATCCGGCCACGATGTGGGTTGGCATGGCCACAAACATGATCACAGAGATCACGTCAAGCCCTTCGC
This window of the Terriglobia bacterium genome carries:
- a CDS encoding polysaccharide deacetylase family protein; the protein is MISFTFDDFPRSALTVGGRILVDHGRRGTYYGSMGLMGKDSSAGPMFTRADLDDLLTAGHELACHTFDHASCYAVGAAEFVDQCTENRRQAAAMLSDYQLRNLSFPHGHITLAAKQLLRSDYDTCRSIESGINVDPVDLCFLRANPVYLRSEIETLKQLIHANSRAKGWLVLYTHDVARNPSPYGCTPQYFEEVLRFALESGADVVPIREAACRYPTGLGRGQVSAV